The sequence TTGCACGCGACCAGGCCGATCTCGTCGCCAAAAATACCCCAGTGCAAGGCAGCAACATCGATTCCGAATCCCTCAAAAACCTCTACCGCCGCGTGCTCCTCCGCGACCCCGCCCCCCACGAAATCGAAATCGCCTCCACCTTCATTCACGAAGCCGCCGACCTCCAAACCGGCACCCCCTACACCTGGCAATATGGCTTCGCCGAACTTACCCCCGCCAACGCCACCCCTGATGCCCCCATCAAAATCGGCGACTTCACCTCCTTCAAAAACTTCCGTCACACCAAGCAGGACGGCACCCGCTGGCGTGTCAGCGACACCTACCCTGACAAAGAACGGGGTTACCTCACCATGGAACGCGTCAGCAACAATCAAAAACTCGCCGGTCACACTGGACGCGGCAACACGGCCAACATCCTCCGCTGGGTTGCCCCCATCGACACCACCATCCGCATCGTCGCCCCCTTCAAACACAACACCAAAGGCGGCGATGGCATTCAAACCTACATCCACAGCAGCCGCAGCGGCCTCCTCCAGGAAAAACACCTCAAACCCGATCAAGGCCACGAATTTGTTGTTGAAAATCTTCAGGTCAAAACCGGCGACATCATCACCTTCGCCACTACCCGGGGCGGCAACGAATCCAACGACTCCTATCACTGGACCCCACGCATCGAAATTCAAGACACCCCCAACGCCCCCTTCACCCTCTGGACCGACTCCGCCCGCGACTTCCTCAGCCCCGGCAAATGGCCCATCAACCTCCCCCGCCCGCAAACCCCTCTTTCCCAACTCGCCCACGTCCTCATCATCAGCAACGAGTTCCAGTTCGTAGACTGACATAAAGTCGGAAGTGGGAGGTCGGAAGTCGGAAGTTCAGTGAGAAAAACCCCCTCGAAGCCATGGATACGCAATTTCCAAATGAAATGAAAAAACGCACCAAGGCATTTGCGGTGCGCATCATCTCCATGGTTGACACCTTGCCCAAAAAGATGAGCGCCGACGTCATCGGTCGCCAAGTTCTTCGTGCAGCTACGTCAGTAGGTGCAAATTACCGGGCCGCCTACCGCGCCCGCAGCACCGATGAGTTCCGAGCCAAACTCGGCATCGTTGAAGAAGAAGCTGACGAATCCCTTTTTTTTGGATGGAACTCCTTACCGAGTCCGGCCTCGTAAAACCTGACCGCCTCACCGCGCTCAAGAAAGAAGCAGAAGAAATCCTCGCCATAACCGTATCTTCTATCAAGACCTCGCGTTCCAAAAACCCGAAGCGCACCACGAAACCCGCTCGCCCGAACTAGCACTTTCCGACTTCCGACTTCCGACTTCCCACCTCCGACTTCCGACTTCCGACTTTCCCATGTCTCTTCACGATCATTCGCCCAGCCTCGAACACCACTTCCTGACCCGTCGTCAGCTCCTTAACCGTGTCGGTATGGGTTTCGGCTCGCTCGCCCTCGGCAACCTGCTCGCACCCAACTCCGCCCAGGCCGCGCCGCTCAATCCGCTCGCCGTTCGCAGTTCCCAGTTCGCGCCCAAGGCAAAACGCGTCGTCCACCTCTTCATGAACGGTGGCCCCTCCCACGTCGACACCTTCGATCCCAAGCCCATGCTCACCAAGCATGACGGCAAAATGCTCCCCAATCTCCTCAAGACCGAACGCCCCACCGGCGCCGGTCTCGCCTCCCCCTTCAAATTCCAAAAATACGGAAAAAGCGGACTCGAAATCAGCGAACTCTTCACCAACGTCGCCCAGCATTCCGACGACATCTGCGTCATCCGCTCCATGCAGGCCGATGTCCCCAACCACGAGCCCTCCCTCGGCCTCATGAACTGCGGTGAATCCCGTCTCCACCGCCCCAGCCTCGGTTCCTGGGTCAACTACGGCCTCGGCAGCGAAAACCAAAACCTCCCCGGCTACATCGCGATGTGCCCCGGTGGCATGCCCATCCGACGCACCAAAAACTGGCAGTCCGCCTTCCTGCCCAGCGCCTACCAGGGCACCTACATCAACACCAATCACGAAACCGTCGACAAGCTCGTCGAGTTCATCAAAAACCCCACGCTCGACCGCACCCAGCAACGCCGACAGCTCGACCTCCTCACCGAACTCAACGAAGCCCACCTCGCCGCGCGCCAACACGATCAGCAGCTCGAAGCCCGGGTGCAAAGCTACGAACTCGCCTACCGCATGCAGGTCGAAGCCAGCGACGCCTTTGACATCACCAAGGAACCCCAGTGGGTCCACGAAATGTATGGCATCAAAGCCGGCAACGACGGTGCCTTCGCCCGCCAATGCCTCATCGCCCGCCGTCTCCTCGAACGCGGCGTCCGCTTCCTGCAACTCTGGACCGGCGACGGCCAGCCTTGGGATGACCACGACGAGATCCTCGGCCACAAACCACTCGCCGAACGCACCGACAAACCGATCGCGGCCCTGATGACCGACCTGAAAATGCGAGGTCTTTTCGACGAAACGCTCATCATGTGGGGCGGCGAATTCGGCCGCACTCCCGCTGTTGAACTTCCAACTCCCGGCAGCAACGCCGGCAAACAGCGCGGCCGCGACCACAACCACTACGGTTTCACCACCTGGCTCGCTGGCGGCGGAGTCAAAGGCGGTCATGTCCACGGAGCCACCGACGAATTCGGCTTTGCCGCCGTCGAAAATCCTGTTCACGTTCGCGACCTCCACGCCACCATCCTCGCCCTGCTCGGCTTCGACCATTCCACCTTCACCTACCGCTACGCCGGCCTCGACTACCGCCTCACCGGCGTCACCGACGAAGCCAAAGTCATTCGCGACATCATTGCCTAAGGTGACACAGGCTTGCAGCCTGTGGGTCCGGCAGGCATTTTGCCTGCGGAACGAACGTCTCCACGCCAACATCCCCACCCTGCGCAACCAAACCTAACCAAACCAAACAGGCTGCAAGCCTGTCCCACCCACAGGCACAATGCCTGTGTCACTTCCCACCACCCGTCCCATGAAAACCTTCCTCACCACCACCCTTCTCCTCCTCCTCACCCTCCCGGTCTTCGCCGCCGACCCCATCGCCAAAACCGAAATCACCCACGTCGACCCCAAAGCCGCCGCCGCCCTCATCGACGAGAAAAAAGTCACCATCCTCGACGTTCGCACCGATGCCGAATACAAAGACGGCCACCTCGCCAACGCCATCAACCACGACTTCACCGAAGATGACTTCAAGACTCAAATCGACACCCTCGACAAAGAGAAACCTTACCTCATTCATTGTCAGTCCGGTGCCCGCAGCGCCAAGTCCCTCAAAGCTTTCAAGGCCCTCGGCTTCAAACACATCTATCACCTCGACGGCGGCATCAGCGCCTGGAAAGACGCCTCCCTACCCGTCACCAAATAAGTCAAAATCAGTTTTCCTCACGGCGCAAAACGCTTGCTGTTGATCACCCGGAATCGATAACTCGTATCCAGGTTTTCATCGGGTGCCGTATCAGGATCGGCGAAGTCCGGCAGACTTGGGTCCAATGGATCCACATAACGCTCCAGGGTCGTCGACCCACGCATTTCCGACTGCACCGAATCCCGTCCATCCTCCCATTTCGCCCACTCCGTGGCGCTGCTTCCCCGGCTGCGCGAAGCCTGTTGAAGCACCTGCACCCGGTAATGCACGGTGTAGCTGTTCGACTTCGTCGTTAAACGTGGATACAAGGTCGCATACGGTCTCTCCCGTAAATTATCTCCGGTCAGGGCATGTTCCGCCCAAAACAATGGCATGTCGACTGCCTTCAAACCGGGCTTTCCTGGCACACCTTTTGGGATCAGATACACCTCGCAGATCTCACTCGCGGACCTGAAGATCTCATTGTTCGCAAACCTCTCTTCAAACTGCGCGAGCGTTTCTTCTTCTTCGATTTGATAACGATAATTCGTGCCCGTCCCTGACTTGTATCCTCCCACCGCCGTCAACGGCACCGCCCCCACCCTTTCACTCTGCAACAATGCCCGCAAGGCCGTGCTACGCTCAATATAGGTGAACGGCATCAGTTGATAGTTCATGTTGATCTTGCCCGCTGTCGAAAACGGCTCGCTGATCGCATACGGCTCCACCACCGGCATCCAGAACAAGTCCAGCAACAGGTGATCCTTCGGTGACTGACCACCGACATGCACAAAACTGCCCGATGAAGGATCAGGTCGGAACAACAACGTCCTCCAGGCCCGCTCCTCGACCGGTTTGGCCGCCTTGATCTGCGTCGGCAACGACCCAAACATCCCCGCCGACATCACCTGACGATTCGGAGAAAAAAACGTCGGTCCACTCGCCTCATGATCCCAATCATTGGCAAAATAAGGCACCGTTCCCACCGCGTTGTGTCCTTCATCCGGTTTGTTGATGTAGGCCCCATCCGGCGTGATGCCCGTGCCGTGGTCCCAGTCTCCCGAATCACTCCCCCAAAACGGAGTTTTGAACGGCACATCCGGAGAAAACCGCTCATGATAGTTCTGCGAGTTGGAAAGTGACGCCAGCTTGCCCTCCCTCGTCGAATTGAACAGCAAATCATGCCCCTGATATCCCTCCGTAAATGAATGCGCCACCTGATCGGAAGACGTGAAATACTGATGCGGCACAAACACCTCCAGCGGAACTTCCCTCCTCGCTGCCACATGCCGATAGTCGCCATGGACCGGCACCAAGGTTCTCAAGGTGTCCGTATCTCGAAACAATCCGCCAATGTTTTGACGATTCGTCCGGTTCGGAGGACGGGTGATGTAGGCCAGCCTGCCCGCCTTGCCAGCCAACGCAGGCGTTCTCGCAAAAGTCCAAAAATTCTCCCTCGTCGAAGTGAATTCCACATTCTCCCCATTCTTTTCCACATGCCCGGCCATCACCAACGTCGGCGATGGCAATGCTCCGCCGCTCACCTCGCTGGGCTGAAAATCCAAACGAATCGTCTGCACCAAGGCAGCTTCATCCGGCACATAACCTGGCGAATAAGCAGGAATGGAACCGTATTTTTGTGCATAAATTTCCACCCGAATCGGTTCTGTCCCGGTGTATTGCAGAAACATCTGCCTTTCCAATCCGGGCTTGATCGTCACCGGCGCACTCACAAACGGATAGGTGTTGGCCAATGTTGATGAATTCGAATCCTTCGCAATCTCTCCCTCCGCAGACACCCGCAGCGGCACCCCGCGATTCGCCAACGTTACCCTGAATCCATTGGAACCCCCGATCGTCCTCGTGTGCGCAAAGGGCTGCTGATCAATGTGAATCGTCGCACTCGCCGGAAACCCCAAAGATTTGAACCCCACTTCGCCCATGCCTCTCACCTGCAAACCGTCCAATCCGGTGACCCGAATCTGAAAATCCTGATTCAGCGCATTCCACCCCTGCGCCGCAGCAAAAAGCTCCATCAAGAACATCACTTCCACCCGCATCTCGTCCTCCTCCAGCACCCTGCCCGCCAGGGTCCGGTTGGCCATCACATTGCTGGCCAGCTTCGCCTCATCTTCCGGACTTAAGGGTTCACCATCACCATCCACCTGACCGCTGCCATCCGCCGTGCAGATGAAATGCAATCCCACTTCCGAAAGGGTGTTGAAACGCCCAAACCCCATCGTGTCATTGGCAGGAATCGAAAGCGGCGTCACCTGACCGTGACCACGAAGTCCTCCCATCCGGCCATTGCTCGAATTCCTCGTCCGCGCACTGGTGAACTGTTTGCCCATCGTTGGAAACGTCCACGATGCAGGATCATTCTGATTCTGCGGCTCCAGCGTGTCATCAAACAAATTGGTGCTGCGAACATAGTCAAAGATCTGCGTCAAAATCTGATCCCGATCCTCCGGATATTTCGCCGAAAAACTCCCGCCAAACCCCGGAACCGCCGCGCTCGTCAACCGCTGCAAATACCCATAAAGTTCCCGGTTCCGCTCAATCAACTCATAGTCCGCCGTCGGACTGTAGGCATCCGCCCGCTTGAACGAATAGTCCCGCCCATTCGCACGTGCGCAAAAGGCAATCAACCGATCAAATGCCGTCCGGTGAGCCTCATTATCAATCGCATGCAGCGGCCAGATCGAGATCCGCGGTTGATTGAACAAATTCGTCTCCGGCGCACGACTGCTGGCAGTCAAAAAGAACGCACTTCTTTCCAACTCCACCCTCGTGACCCCATTGCCTTCCTGCGAGCCTCTCAATGGATCAAACACCAGCTCATCCACCGACGCATACAAACGGTCAGCATCTACTTCCACCTTCTCAGTCGCGATCACCGTGCCTCCCAGCGATCCCCCCATCTGCACCCTCGATGCTACGTTGCTGATTCCCTCCCGGGTCAAATTCGGAAACACCGCACTCAAATACACCGTCGCAGGATGCCCTGGGTATCGCTGATACTCAAACTGCCCCACCTGCCGCCTGGCGAGCCGCTCTTTTTCAAACGTCGTATTGATCCGCGGCACATCCCAAAACGATCCCGGCACCGGATCATTGCCACTAAGGTTCTCCGCCCACACATCCCCCGCCGCCGTATTGATGTTCACCTTGGTCGATTCATCATCCGTCCAAAACGCCACGCGCCCCACAATCGGATTGTCTGCGGTCGGTGCATGCGCTGCTCCACCGGTCCACCTTGCCTCCCCTGCCGATCCCTCGTTTGGCACTGTCATCTTCCCATCTCGCAACACATACAACCAACGCACCGGCATCGGCAAAGGATTGTCAGTCGCCGCCGCACCAGCCAACGGCACACCGCTCAACGTAAAACCTTTCACCGCAGGCGTTCCTCCCTCAGACAACGCCGCCCCGGCATCCGCTATCGGAAACCGCCGCGTGCCATTCAGATCCATCACCGGCACATTCAGATCCGTGAACAAGGCCGGATTCTCATGCCAGTTGGCTGGCACATCGGCTGCCGCAGAGAAAGGTCCCGCGTCTGGCGTCCACACCATGTGCTCTGCCGAATACAATTTGTAATATGCTTTCGGCGCATTCGAAGGTCCGCCCATCGCCGTTCCAAACGTGCGAATCATCCCCGGCTGTGAAGCCCAGGCCACCCCTGCACCGCTGGTTGTTGCCGCCCGAATTTGCGCCATCACCACATTGGTTGCCGAATCCACCAAATCCCGACTGCGTCCTCCACTTTCTGCAAGCCGGGAGGCCACCGTCTCCGTCCTCACGCTCATAAAAAAAGACAGCACCAATCCACTCACCAGCAGCAGACAGCTCAACACCACCACCAGTGCCACCCCCCTCTCCCGGTTTCCGATGGTCATCTCATCGCGACCCACTCCAGCCAATCCAGTTTTATCAACGTGCTTCATGATCAATAGGGGATTCAACATGATCCCGGTTTTGGTTGTTCCGCTCTCCATGAATGGACAACGAACCTCGCGAACCAGTGCCCTGCAGCACCCACCCGTCACTCTCCGAAGACAGCCACCAATGCGTTCTTTCTCCAAAGTTTAAGACAGATCCGAAGACGACCACAAGAGTAAACGCCTTTAATGGGCGGGCTCAGTGGACAAAATTCCACTAATCATTTGATTACAATTACCCGCATCAAGTGCCGGTGATGCCCTCGAGCCATCCTCCTCACGGGAAGCCTTTTTTGTCCCACCACTCCTCCAATTCATCCGCGCCGAAATCCGCCAGCACCGCATCATCCACCTCAATGCACGGTGCCTTTGTCTGGCCGGTCAGCTCAAGCATCTCCTCACGCGCGTCCGCATCCCGCGTCACATCCAGCTTCTCATAACTCACACCATGTTCGTCAAGCCAGTCAATGGCTTCGTCACACCAGGGACAGCCAGGTTTGATAAAAAGTCGGACACTCATGCTCATCAGTTTCAAATAACGTTTCACGTTTCCCCACAGGTCGTGAAATTCCTCACTTTTCTCCAGCCTCTTTTCCCTTACCCCTTATCTGAACTCCAGCACCATCTTGCCCTTCGCCGTGTTGCTTTCGATCAACTCATGCGCCCGCTTCAGGTTCGCCGCATTGATCTCCCCCAGATGCTCCCCAAACGTCGTGCGCAAAACTCCCGCATCCACCAAATCCGCCGCTTCATTCAGCATCTCATGCTGCCTCACCATGTCCGCCGTCTGAAACAACGACCGCGTAAACATCAGCTCCCAATGCAACGAAAGCGCCTTGCGCTTCAGCAACTTCACATCAAACACCGCCGGATCATCGATCAACGCCAGATTCCCAAACGGCGCCAGCGACTCCACAATTTCCCCGATATGCTGATCCGTGTGAGTCAACCCCGCCACATGCGTCACCGAATCGATGCCCACCCGCTTCAGTTCCTGCGACAACGGCTTGCGATGATCAATCACCTCATGCGCCCCCAGCTCCTTCACCCACGCCTGTGTCTCCTCCCGCGAAGCCGTGCCAATCACCTTCAACCCCGTCAACCGCCGCGCCAGTTGCGTCAAAATCGAACCCACCCCACCCGCCGCTCCGACAATCAAAAGCGACTGCCCATGATCCTCTCGATCTTTCGGAATCCGCAACCGGTCAAACAACAGCTCCCAAGCCGTGATCGTCGTTAAAGGCAACGCCGCCGCATGGGCAAAATCCAACGACTTCGGCTTCCTGCCCGCAATCCGCTCATCCACCACATGCAGCTCCGAATTCGTCCCCGGCCGCGCGATGCTGCCCGCATACCAAACTTCATCCCCCGGTTTAAAAAGCGTCACCTCATCCCCCACCGCCACCACCACGCCCGCCGCATCATAACCCAACACCGCGATCTCGCCCTCCGCCGGCTCCGCCCGTTTGCGCTGCTTCGCATCCACCGGATTCACCGACACCGCCTTCACCTGCACCAGCAAATCCCGTCCCTTCGCCACCGGATCAGGCAAGGTCACATCCAACAGGCAATCCGGATCACTCACCGGTAACGAACGACGATATCCAACAGCTTTCATGGTAACGAGAGATACGCGCCAACCGTTTAAATGATCCGGTCTTTCAACGGTTCCCCCTGCAAATAGCGCCGGAAGTTGCCGAGGAAATGCCGCACCAAAGTGCCCGCCTCATCCCGATGCCCACCCGCCGTGTGCGGCGTGATGAAACAATTTTCCAAAGTCCACAAAGGATGCTCATCGGGCAGCGGCTCAGGCACCGTCACATCCAGCCACGCCGCTTCCAACGGACCATTTTTCAGCGCTGCATAAAGCGCCCCCTGATCCACCGTCGTGCCGCGCCCGATGTTGTAGAAAACCGACCCCTCCTTGCAGCGCCCAAAGCGCGACGCATCAAAATAATTCACCGACTCCGCATTGTCCGGCAGGATGTTGATCACGTGATCCGCCAGCGGCAACTCCTCCCCTACCGCCTCCAAAGTCACCACCTTCACCTCCTCATCGCCCCGTGGCTGACGCCGCACCGCAATCACCTCCATATCGAAAGGCTTCAACAGCTCCACCACCCGCGCCGCGATCGAACCATAACCCAAAATCAGCACCTTCTGTCCAGGCCCCAGCACCGCCGACTGCTGCCGCAACGCATTCCACTCCGACGCTCCATTCGCCACCCGGGACTTCAATCCCATCGGCAGCTTCCGCGCATGTGCCAGCATGAACGCCACGACGTGCTGCGCACAAGCCTCCGCATACACTGACGAACTGTTCGTCACCAACAACCCCCGCGACTTCGCGAACTCACGAAATTCCGCCGTGTCATATCGCGTGAACCCCGCCGAGCTAACTTGAATCCACTTCAACTTCTCCGACTCATACACGCTCTGCAAATCCGGCTGGCCAAACGCAATGTCAGCCAGACCAAACGACGGATCCTTGTCCGCCTTCGCCAGCACCGACGTCACCGGTTTGTCCGGCAGCAAAATCTCATGCGGGGCCACCCCCTCCTTCAACAAGGCAAGAACCTGCGGAGCCAAAAGCGTGTCGGAAAAAATCTTGAGAGCGTTCATGTCTCGTCACCATCAAAGAAATTCACCCTCAATCAAGCCAAGCCGACAGCAAATTGCACTTCGCTGACACCTCCGCTCTCTTGATCCTTTCGCTTGTCACCGGGCAAACGCTGGCAATGGTGAGCTACGTCATGTTCCGGACAACACCCCTTCTCCTCTCCGCCCTCAGCGCCATCGGCATCGCGGCGCTCCTCAGCAGCTGTGGCACTCTCAAAAAGCTGCCCTCTGTCAGCATCAACGTTCCCTTCATCGGTGACGATTCGGCCTCCCCCGGCAACGATCCCTTCATTCCCTACGACATTCGTCAAAAACTCACCCCCGGCCACACCCTCGACGTTGACATCTACACCGGCCAGCGCTCTCCTGATCGCATCTTCAGCGGCAACGTGCTCATTGATCCAGAAGGCAACGGCGACTTCGGTAAAATCGGCAAAACCCGCCTGGCCGGACTCGATGCCACCCAGGCCGTCCGCGCCATCAGTTCCCTCTTCAACGCTCAGCGCGGCGACAAAATCCTCAACGTGCAGTTGAAAAACATCGAAGACCTCCCGCTCCTCACCATCAACGGCTCCGTCAAACAACCCGCCGTCGTGCGCTGGTTCGACACCGCCTCCCCCATCAACATCCTTCCGTATGTTGGCGGTCGCATCGGTGATGGCTCCGCCGTTTATATCACTCGCGAAGGTCGCCGCCGCTTCTACCCCAACCTGCAAGCCGCCGCCAGCAGCGGCACGCTCATGGCAGGGGACATCGTGACCTATACCAGCGACCTTTAATTCGCCCCATGCCCAGCAACTTCGACCGCTATTCCCCCCCTCGCAACGAGTCCAGTCTCGCTGCCTCCCTCGGCCTCTTTCTCCTGCGCTTTGGTGCCGGATTTGTGCTCTTTTACGTCGAAGGCTGGAACTTCGCCATCCGCGTCTGGCAACATCTCTGGCACGGAGCCCCCTGGGGTTTTATCGACACCATCGCCAATGCAAGTCTGCCTCTTCCCAAAATCCTCGCGGTGGTCATGGCCGTCGTCATCGTCCTGAGCTCCGTCAGTTGGATGCTTGGCTTCGTCACCCGCTTTGCCTCGGTGATCCTCCTTCCCGTCATGGCCTTGGCGGTCCTCATCTCCAACCGCACCGGCATCAGCACCCCCACCGCCGAAGCCGCTGCCCTCTATTTTTTCATCGCCCTCTGCCTGCTGATCAGCGGTCCCGGCTGGTGCTCCCTCGACGCCCTGTTCAAGATGCGCCGCGGCAAAAAGTCCATTTATGTCTGAGCCCAAGCCTGAGCGTGAGTCCCTCCGCATCCTGGCGGTCGACCCGGCCTTGCGCAATACCGGCTACGCCCTCCTCCAGCGCGACGGCAAAACCATCACGTCCATCACCTATGGCGTGATCCAAAATCCCGCCAAACTCCTGCCCTCCGGCTGCCTCGTCGCCATCCGCGAAAAACTCAACGAGCTCATCGTCGAATTTCGCCCCACCGAGTGCGCCATCGAGTCCACCATCTTCGTCCAAAGCTATCGCACCGCCATCACCCTCGGTGCCGTGCGCGGAGCCGTTCTCATCGCCGCCGCCGAACACGGACTCCCCATCTACGACTACGCCCCCCGTGAGGTCAAACAAGCCGCCGTTGGCAAAGGCGCAGCCGACAAAACCCAGGTCGCCTTCATGATGCGCTCCATCCTGCGTCTTCGTGAAACCCCTCCCCCCGACGCCGCCGATGCCCTCGCCGTCGGACTCGCCCATCTCCAAGCCTCGTCCGCCGGCCTTGCCACCAACCGCGACCGCCAGAGAGCGTGAAAAAGTTCTTGGTTCCTTGTTCTTGGTTCTTGGTTTGGGAATGACCGGCGGAATAACCAAGAACTAAGAACCAAGAACCAAGAACTCGACTCTTACCTTTTCAACAAACTCTCCGCGTGCGCCTTCGCACTATCGCTCTTCCCGCCCAACATCCGCGCCAGCTCCTCCACCCGGTCCGCATCCCGAACCTCCTGCAACGTCGACCGAGTGCGCTGATCTTGAAGCTCCTTGCTCACCACAAAATGCCGGTCCGCCAATGACGCCAGCTGTGGCATGTGCGTGATCGCAATGATCTGATGTCGCTCCGCAATCGACGCCATCTTGCGTCCCACCGCCCCCGCGATGTTGCCACCCACGTTCGAGTCAATCTCGTCGAACACCATCAGCGCAATCGCATCCTGCTTCGCCAGCGCACTCTTCACCGCCAGCAACACCCGCGACATCTCGCCCGACGACGCCGTCAACCGCAACGGCTTCTTCGGCTCGCCCACGTTTGGTGCAAAAACAAAATCCACCTCCTCCAAACCATCCACCCCCGGCACCTCGCGCGGCAACAACTGCACCTCAAATACCGCCTGCTGAAATCCCAGATCCACCAAATGCGCCGCGATGTCCTTGGCCAGCAACGGAGCCGACTTGCGTCTTGCCGCCGAAAGCTCCTTGCCCGCCTTCCCCACTTCCTTCAAAGCCTTCTGCACCAGCGCCGCCAGTTTCTCCAGCTCCTCGCCCCGGTTCTCCATCCGCGCCAGTCGACCCGCTGCCTGCTCGCGAAACTCCAACACCGCTTTCACATCCGCCCCATACTTGCGCTTCAGCGTTTGAATCACATGAATGCGCTGCTCCAACGTGTCCAGCTCACCTGGTTCAAACTCAATGCCCGCCGCATAATCCCGCACCGCATCCTCCATCTCCTGCAACTCAATCTGCGCCGAAGAAAACCCCGAGAACGTCTCCGCCAACTGCGGATCAAACTTCTCCAGTTCATGCATCATGCGTGAGATCTCGCGCAATTCGGATAACACACTGTGCGGCCCCTCAGCCAGCCGCTCCACAATTCCATTCCCCAGCTCCACCACGCGCGTGCTGTTCGCCGCCAGCCGATGCCTCGTTTCGATCTCCTCCTCCTCACCCGGCTGCAACTGTGCCTCATCAATGTCCGCAATCTGAAACCGCAGCATGTCGATCTCCTGCGCACTGGCCCGCTCGGAATTTGCCAGCTCATCATGCTCCACCGACGCCTTGCG comes from Phragmitibacter flavus and encodes:
- a CDS encoding DoxX family protein; the protein is MPSNFDRYSPPRNESSLAASLGLFLLRFGAGFVLFYVEGWNFAIRVWQHLWHGAPWGFIDTIANASLPLPKILAVVMAVVIVLSSVSWMLGFVTRFASVILLPVMALAVLISNRTGISTPTAEAAALYFFIALCLLISGPGWCSLDALFKMRRGKKSIYV
- the ruvC gene encoding crossover junction endodeoxyribonuclease RuvC; this encodes MSEPKPERESLRILAVDPALRNTGYALLQRDGKTITSITYGVIQNPAKLLPSGCLVAIREKLNELIVEFRPTECAIESTIFVQSYRTAITLGAVRGAVLIAAAEHGLPIYDYAPREVKQAAVGKGAADKTQVAFMMRSILRLRETPPPDAADALAVGLAHLQASSAGLATNRDRQRA
- the recN gene encoding DNA repair protein RecN, with the protein product MLALLKIQNLALVEDLSWELGPGLVSVTGETGAGKSIIVGALKLILGERADRGLIRTGSETCSVEAVFDLKRPQAVDTVLVENGLDALDGESLIIRRVIGASTNKQFVNGSPVTSAMLKQLGEHLVDLHGPHDHQSLHSKERQLEMLDAYAGAEELVKAYGESYRAWRKASVEHDELANSERASAQEIDMLRFQIADIDEAQLQPGEEEEIETRHRLAANSTRVVELGNGIVERLAEGPHSVLSELREISRMMHELEKFDPQLAETFSGFSSAQIELQEMEDAVRDYAAGIEFEPGELDTLEQRIHVIQTLKRKYGADVKAVLEFREQAAGRLARMENRGEELEKLAALVQKALKEVGKAGKELSAARRKSAPLLAKDIAAHLVDLGFQQAVFEVQLLPREVPGVDGLEEVDFVFAPNVGEPKKPLRLTASSGEMSRVLLAVKSALAKQDAIALMVFDEIDSNVGGNIAGAVGRKMASIAERHQIIAITHMPQLASLADRHFVVSKELQDQRTRSTLQEVRDADRVEELARMLGGKSDSAKAHAESLLKR